From Novosphingobium decolorationis, one genomic window encodes:
- a CDS encoding 2Fe-2S iron-sulfur cluster-binding protein, which translates to MEITVTTRTGERVTVTPNGATTLLEAIRDAGIDELLALCGGCCSCATCHIQVDEAFLDRLPPMSTDEDDLLDSSEHRCSRSRLSCQLTISDALDGLCITIAPED; encoded by the coding sequence ATGGAGATTACCGTTACAACGCGCACTGGCGAGCGCGTGACCGTCACACCGAATGGCGCAACCACGTTACTGGAAGCGATCCGCGACGCAGGCATCGACGAGTTGCTTGCATTGTGCGGAGGGTGTTGCTCCTGCGCAACCTGCCATATCCAGGTCGATGAAGCGTTTCTCGATCGCTTGCCACCCATGAGTACGGATGAGGACGATCTTCTGGACTCGTCCGAGCACCGTTGCTCAAGATCTCGGTTATCCTGTCAGTTGACTATCTCTGATGCTCTGGACGGACTTTGCATCACGATTGCGCCGGAAGATTGA
- the nadC gene encoding carboxylating nicotinate-nucleotide diphosphorylase, protein MRESDLIAGLDQQQLDNFVDYVLSEDLGSGDVTSRVSVPASARFSAVLAARQPIVVAGLQLAAAFFGKLDPEVAIEFLVQDGDNVAAGQPLMRIAGSAQLMLAAERSALNTLQHLTGIATVTRSYAEAIAGTDCVLLDTRKTIPGLRAIEKYAAKVGGARNHRMRLDDGILIKDNHIAAAGSIVEAVKAAKAANTGLEVQVEVDGIEQIEPALMAGADRLLCDNMSPAKLKEAVALVGGRVPIEASGGVRLDTIREIASTGVDFVSVGRITQSAPAADIGLDYALSP, encoded by the coding sequence ATGCGTGAGTCGGATTTGATCGCGGGCCTGGATCAGCAACAACTCGACAACTTCGTCGATTATGTTCTGAGTGAGGATCTGGGGAGCGGAGACGTCACGAGCCGTGTGTCAGTCCCCGCCAGCGCGCGCTTTTCCGCCGTTCTGGCTGCCCGGCAACCGATAGTGGTTGCCGGGCTCCAGCTGGCAGCCGCGTTTTTCGGTAAGCTCGACCCCGAGGTCGCTATCGAATTCCTGGTGCAGGATGGGGACAATGTTGCCGCTGGGCAGCCCCTCATGCGAATTGCGGGAAGCGCGCAGCTCATGCTCGCGGCCGAGAGGTCCGCTCTCAATACGCTCCAGCACCTGACCGGCATCGCGACGGTGACGCGATCTTATGCCGAAGCGATCGCCGGTACGGATTGCGTCCTTCTCGATACGCGCAAGACAATTCCCGGTCTTCGGGCGATCGAGAAATATGCCGCCAAGGTGGGCGGGGCGCGGAATCATCGCATGCGTCTGGATGACGGTATCCTGATCAAGGACAACCACATCGCCGCCGCTGGCAGCATTGTCGAAGCGGTCAAGGCTGCGAAAGCCGCCAATACCGGGCTGGAAGTCCAGGTCGAGGTTGACGGGATCGAACAAATCGAGCCTGCGCTGATGGCGGGGGCGGATCGTCTGCTTTGCGACAACATGTCTCCTGCCAAGCTCAAAGAGGCCGTCGCCCTTGTCGGCGGCCGCGTCCCCATCGAAGCGTCAGGCGGCGTGCGGCTCGATACGATTAGGGAAATCGCGTCGACTGGCGTCGATTTTGTATCAGTCGGGCGCATCACCCAAAGTGCTCCCGCGGCCGATATCGGATTGGACTACGCGCTTTCCCCATGA
- a CDS encoding Rieske 2Fe-2S domain-containing protein, translating to MGKLMRQHWLPACMIEDVAEPDGTPLRVRLLGENMVVFRNTEGRIGALDELCPHRRASLAFGRNEECGLRCLYHGWKFDVDGNAVDMSSEPVDAKLRGTMKTKAYPVVESAGFVWVWMGDPENVIPFSPPNWSAAPAEKISIVKMHGGCNWAQVLEGSIDSAHSSSLHSSNMPTATEVSGSTATDTAWLRPSADKAPKIEVQKTPFGFRYAAIRKPIIDADKQDYVRMTLFQAPFTVHIPSNDQYHLSQMLVPIDDVNTMFYWIAWHPTKGISQDAWRKFCGAEIGKDVEPVTFKKRRNAENNYLQDRALMKAGDFTGIYGIPCQDMAMWESMGPIADRSEDLLGSSDKAIFTFRTQMYRAAQAVQKGEPALGAVEPRVPLAKLMSFEGMVPKGDDWRLINVSEEERRLTGVFADKEEVEDLADAVS from the coding sequence ATGGGGAAGCTGATGCGGCAGCACTGGTTGCCCGCCTGCATGATCGAGGACGTCGCCGAGCCAGACGGCACGCCGTTGCGTGTTCGCTTGCTGGGTGAGAACATGGTCGTGTTCCGCAATACGGAGGGGCGCATCGGTGCGCTCGACGAGCTGTGCCCGCACCGGCGCGCTTCCCTTGCCTTCGGTCGCAACGAGGAATGCGGCCTGCGTTGCCTTTATCATGGCTGGAAATTCGATGTGGACGGCAATGCCGTCGACATGTCTTCCGAGCCGGTCGATGCAAAGCTACGCGGCACGATGAAGACCAAGGCATATCCGGTGGTAGAATCTGCTGGTTTCGTCTGGGTGTGGATGGGTGACCCGGAAAATGTCATCCCTTTCAGCCCGCCGAACTGGTCGGCCGCGCCGGCTGAGAAGATCAGCATCGTGAAAATGCATGGCGGCTGCAACTGGGCGCAGGTTCTCGAAGGGTCGATCGATTCGGCGCACAGTTCGAGCCTGCATTCATCGAACATGCCGACGGCCACCGAAGTAAGCGGCTCGACGGCTACGGACACCGCGTGGCTTCGCCCGTCGGCCGACAAGGCGCCCAAGATTGAAGTGCAGAAAACGCCGTTCGGCTTTCGTTATGCTGCTATCCGCAAGCCGATCATCGATGCGGACAAGCAGGACTATGTACGCATGACTCTGTTCCAGGCTCCGTTCACGGTGCACATCCCGTCCAACGACCAATATCATCTGTCACAGATGCTGGTTCCGATCGACGATGTGAACACCATGTTCTATTGGATCGCCTGGCATCCGACGAAGGGCATCAGTCAGGATGCCTGGCGCAAGTTCTGCGGGGCGGAGATTGGCAAGGACGTCGAGCCCGTTACCTTCAAAAAGCGGCGCAACGCCGAAAACAACTATCTGCAGGACCGGGCCCTGATGAAAGCCGGCGACTTTACCGGCATCTACGGCATTCCCTGTCAGGACATGGCGATGTGGGAATCGATGGGGCCGATCGCCGACCGCAGCGAGGATCTGCTCGGCTCGAGCGACAAGGCGATCTTCACCTTCCGCACCCAGATGTATCGCGCCGCCCAGGCTGTTCAGAAAGGCGAGCCGGCACTGGGTGCTGTAGAACCGCGCGTGCCACTGGCGAAGCTCATGTCGTTCGAGGGCATGGTCCCCAAGGGCGATGACTGGCGGCTGATCAACGTCTCCGAGGAGGAGAGGCGCTTGACCGGCGTCTTCGCCGACAAGGAAGAAGTTGAAGATCTGGCGGACGCGGTTTCCTGA